The proteins below come from a single Halostagnicola larsenii XH-48 genomic window:
- a CDS encoding VOC family protein, translated as MDGTLDHVMLRVADLDDSLEWYQTHLDYEEKDRHEGDGFTIVYLGPEEMHEEGAMLELTHNEDEDDLEVGDAWGHIAVRVPEDELESSYQQLMDEGVEDYRDPESCGGRYAFVKDPDGHEIEIVKRDYGAKWSLDHTMIRVEDADEAIGFWTRKFEYEHAGRWESDTFANYFMKPEGAAEEAMTVELTYNYDGRSYELGDAWGHLCVEVDDLAGDWEQLQTREAADYRDPESNDNMYAFTKDQDGHEIELLERDPNADSLFPF; from the coding sequence ATGGACGGAACGCTCGATCACGTGATGCTGCGAGTCGCGGACTTAGACGACTCCCTCGAGTGGTACCAGACCCACTTAGACTACGAGGAGAAAGACCGCCACGAGGGCGACGGCTTCACCATCGTCTACCTTGGACCCGAAGAGATGCACGAGGAGGGAGCGATGCTCGAGTTGACTCACAACGAGGACGAAGACGACCTCGAAGTCGGCGACGCGTGGGGCCACATTGCGGTTCGCGTTCCCGAGGACGAACTCGAGTCGTCCTACCAGCAACTCATGGACGAGGGCGTCGAGGACTACCGCGATCCTGAATCCTGCGGCGGCCGATACGCGTTCGTCAAGGACCCCGACGGCCACGAAATCGAGATCGTCAAGCGCGACTACGGCGCGAAGTGGTCGCTCGATCACACCATGATTCGCGTCGAGGACGCCGACGAGGCGATCGGTTTCTGGACCCGGAAGTTCGAGTACGAACACGCCGGCCGCTGGGAGTCCGATACCTTCGCGAACTACTTCATGAAACCGGAAGGCGCCGCCGAGGAGGCGATGACGGTCGAACTCACCTACAACTACGACGGCCGAAGCTACGAACTGGGCGACGCCTGGGGACACCTCTGTGTCGAAGTCGACGACCTCGCCGGGGACTGGGAGCAATTACAGACTCGAGAGGCGGCCGACTACCGCGATCCGGAGAGCAACGACAACATGTACGCGTTCACCAAAGATCAGGACGGCCACGAGATCGAACTGCTCGAGCGCGATCCGAACGCCGATTCGCTGTTCCCCTTCTAG
- the glmU gene encoding bifunctional sugar-1-phosphate nucleotidylyltransferase/acetyltransferase produces the protein MKAVVLAAGEGTRMRPLTATVPKPMLPVADRPLVAHTVDAAIDAGVDEFVLVVGYESEAVVEYFGDSRRGVPINYATQTERAGTAHAVSTAREFLDGPFAVLNGDNLYDAAAIDRLLDSGPAIGAIEVANPSNYGVLETAGGSVESIVEKPAKPPTNLANAGAYVFPAEAAGWLEVPESERGEHEITDVLAKTVDEHDVTPVVMDRWMDVGRPWELLEANEWRLGEQERRLEGEVSDDAKITGDVVVEEGATVESGVVIEGPATIRSGASVGPNAYVRGATLIDEGASVGHAVEVKNSVLMAGATVGHLSYVGDSVLGRNVNFGAGTTVANLRHDDESVEFTVKGKRVSTGRRKFGVVLADGVKTGINTSLYPGVKLSPNTTTNPGEVVERDR, from the coding sequence ATGAAAGCTGTGGTTCTCGCCGCCGGAGAGGGAACGAGAATGCGCCCGCTCACTGCGACGGTCCCCAAACCGATGCTTCCCGTCGCCGATCGACCGCTGGTTGCACACACCGTCGACGCCGCTATCGACGCCGGGGTCGACGAATTCGTGCTCGTCGTCGGCTACGAGTCCGAGGCGGTCGTCGAGTACTTCGGCGATAGTCGTCGCGGAGTTCCAATCAACTACGCGACCCAAACCGAGCGCGCGGGCACGGCACACGCCGTCTCGACCGCTCGAGAGTTCCTCGACGGCCCGTTCGCCGTTCTCAACGGGGACAACCTTTACGACGCGGCGGCGATCGACCGACTCCTCGACTCTGGTCCGGCGATCGGGGCGATCGAAGTAGCGAATCCGTCGAACTACGGCGTCCTCGAGACCGCAGGCGGGAGCGTCGAGAGCATCGTCGAAAAGCCCGCAAAGCCGCCGACGAACCTCGCGAACGCCGGCGCGTACGTCTTCCCCGCGGAAGCCGCGGGGTGGCTCGAGGTTCCCGAGAGCGAACGTGGCGAACACGAGATCACGGACGTGCTCGCAAAGACCGTCGACGAGCACGACGTGACGCCCGTCGTCATGGATCGCTGGATGGACGTCGGCCGTCCGTGGGAGCTGCTCGAGGCCAACGAGTGGAGACTCGGCGAGCAGGAACGACGGCTCGAGGGCGAGGTGAGCGACGACGCGAAGATTACCGGCGACGTCGTCGTCGAGGAGGGCGCAACAGTCGAATCGGGTGTCGTGATCGAGGGGCCGGCGACGATTCGCTCCGGGGCGTCCGTCGGACCCAACGCCTACGTTCGCGGCGCGACGCTGATCGACGAGGGGGCGTCCGTCGGCCACGCCGTCGAGGTCAAAAACAGCGTCCTCATGGCGGGAGCGACGGTCGGACACCTCTCGTACGTCGGCGACAGCGTCCTCGGACGAAACGTCAACTTCGGGGCCGGCACGACCGTCGCGAACCTCCGCCACGACGACGAGTCAGTCGAGTTCACGGTCAAAGGGAAACGCGTCTCGACGGGTCGCCGAAAGTTCGGGGTCGTCCTCGCCGACGGCGTCAAGACCGGGATCAACACCAGCCTCTATCCCGGCGTCAAACTGTCGCCAAATACGACGACGAACCCCGGAGAAGTCGTCGAACGGGATCGGTAG
- a CDS encoding DNA-binding protein yields the protein MDRRRRLALGIALSLVVLGLCVHYGATYDDAWPHPTGDQLAESQDKYVGERVLLFGDVQSVHEDSITIHVTDDHGDVAAALEVRNVDTDDIEPGGFVQVYGVFESEETDAHDGTMRADEIVVVNSSPNAATYKHVVSALGGLFAAGFFLRHWRIDLRRLRFEPRAGSGSYGTDTHPASGAVTDDTAAGNEKPNEPRDNDSEVNGRG from the coding sequence ATGGACCGGCGACGGAGACTCGCGCTCGGAATCGCTCTCTCGCTCGTGGTACTCGGCCTCTGTGTTCACTACGGGGCGACGTACGACGACGCCTGGCCGCACCCGACCGGTGACCAGCTCGCCGAGAGCCAAGACAAGTACGTCGGCGAGCGCGTGCTCCTCTTCGGCGATGTCCAGTCAGTGCACGAGGACAGCATCACGATCCACGTCACGGACGATCACGGTGACGTCGCCGCTGCACTCGAGGTTCGAAACGTCGACACTGACGACATAGAGCCGGGCGGCTTCGTGCAGGTCTACGGCGTCTTCGAGTCCGAGGAGACGGATGCCCATGACGGAACGATGCGCGCCGACGAGATCGTCGTCGTCAACTCGAGCCCAAACGCAGCCACGTACAAACACGTCGTCTCGGCGCTCGGTGGGCTGTTCGCCGCTGGATTCTTCCTCCGGCATTGGCGGATCGATCTCCGACGGCTTCGATTCGAGCCCAGAGCCGGATCAGGATCTTACGGGACCGACACGCACCCGGCTAGCGGAGCGGTGACTGACGACACCGCGGCGGGAAACGAGAAGCCGAACGAGCCTCGAGACAACGATTCGGAGGTGAACGGACGTGGCTGA
- a CDS encoding NUDIX hydrolase, translating into MDTGDDRHENAGQDVIAVDAADTEQGLVNRLEAHTGEGIRHRAFTSLVFDRDDNILLAQRAPGKRLWGTYWDGTVASHPVEGQTQEEATRERLEEELGIGPDQYDDLRVTDRFEYKRYFENEGVEHEVCAVLKLTVSDRTLEPDPDEVAGLMWVPYERLQDNPEWYRQLRLCPWFEIAMRRDMQ; encoded by the coding sequence ATGGATACGGGCGACGATCGCCACGAAAACGCCGGGCAGGACGTAATCGCCGTCGACGCCGCAGACACCGAACAGGGACTCGTCAACCGCCTCGAGGCCCACACGGGCGAGGGGATCCGCCATCGGGCGTTCACCTCGCTCGTCTTCGATCGAGACGACAACATCCTGCTCGCCCAGCGTGCGCCGGGGAAACGACTGTGGGGAACGTACTGGGACGGCACCGTCGCTTCCCACCCCGTCGAGGGCCAGACCCAGGAGGAAGCGACCAGAGAGCGACTCGAGGAGGAACTCGGAATCGGTCCGGATCAGTACGACGATCTCCGGGTTACCGATCGGTTCGAGTACAAGCGATACTTCGAAAACGAGGGCGTCGAACACGAAGTCTGCGCGGTCTTGAAACTGACCGTCTCGGATAGGACGCTCGAGCCGGATCCCGACGAGGTTGCGGGGCTGATGTGGGTCCCCTACGAGCGCTTGCAGGACAATCCGGAGTGGTACCGCCAGCTCCGGCTCTGTCCGTGGTTCGAGATCGCGATGCGTCGCGATATGCAGTAG
- a CDS encoding DUF7853 family protein — translation MGRRNRSDIEMSSSPPTTETYEVDLSRGEQWVVHDVVARRVDDAIDDEDVPPAWALEVVETIESDGKTFTREQVNRTYEIVTAYIETPETPASEVDTGESVLEQFEGALPQLANE, via the coding sequence GTGGGCCGACGAAATCGGTCCGATATCGAAATGAGTTCCTCGCCACCAACAACCGAGACGTACGAAGTTGATCTCTCCCGAGGCGAACAGTGGGTCGTTCACGACGTGGTGGCACGCCGTGTCGACGACGCCATCGACGACGAGGATGTCCCGCCCGCCTGGGCGCTCGAGGTCGTCGAAACTATCGAGTCCGACGGGAAGACGTTCACCCGCGAGCAAGTCAACCGAACCTACGAGATCGTAACGGCGTATATCGAAACGCCGGAGACACCAGCGTCGGAGGTCGATACCGGCGAATCCGTGCTCGAGCAGTTCGAAGGTGCCCTCCCCCAGCTCGCGAACGAGTAA
- a CDS encoding MogA/MoaB family molybdenum cofactor biosynthesis protein produces the protein MTTAGEAESSSDGSDSNGGIGAAVVTISANGTLEEDEAGEAIVEAFEAAGHEIVTRELITSGHDNVQSKVSRLLDRDDVDIIVTAGGTGIGPDDATVEAVRPLLEKDLPAFADLFHLLAYDEVGTAAVTSRTLAGVGDQIPVFCLPNDPTATHIAAESIIVPEASRLTALATGNGREK, from the coding sequence ATGACTACAGCGGGCGAGGCGGAATCCTCGAGCGATGGATCGGATTCGAACGGCGGCATCGGCGCTGCCGTCGTCACGATATCTGCGAACGGAACCCTCGAAGAAGACGAGGCTGGCGAAGCGATCGTCGAGGCGTTCGAAGCTGCGGGTCACGAAATTGTCACTCGCGAGTTAATCACGAGCGGCCACGACAACGTCCAGTCGAAGGTGTCTCGGCTCCTCGATCGCGACGATGTCGACATCATCGTGACCGCGGGCGGCACCGGCATCGGCCCCGACGACGCGACCGTCGAAGCCGTCAGACCATTGCTCGAGAAGGACCTCCCGGCCTTTGCCGACCTGTTTCACTTGCTCGCTTACGACGAGGTCGGGACGGCCGCCGTCACCAGCCGAACGCTCGCCGGCGTCGGCGATCAGATCCCCGTCTTTTGCTTGCCGAACGATCCCACCGCGACGCACATCGCGGCCGAATCGATCATCGTCCCGGAGGCGAGTCGATTGACCGCGCTGGCGACCGGAAACGGTCGCGAAAAATGA
- a CDS encoding pyridoxamine 5'-phosphate oxidase family protein encodes MVPDPSNHDANRTTSAGNGSERHGSSTGNDLERRVSRPETESSYGIPEDEAGTLPWSFVTDRLALDELFWVATTGPDGRPHARPVWGVWLDGTFHCGGGDGARWVRNLERNRSLAVHTEDAESVVIIEGKAEKLTAAETAQSRLQRIDDAYESKYGVRHGTPVFAVRPTTVLAWSDYPTDATRWRFSERPADENSAGNE; translated from the coding sequence ATGGTACCGGATCCCTCCAACCACGACGCCAACCGCACTACGAGTGCCGGGAACGGCTCCGAACGCCATGGTTCGAGTACCGGAAACGACCTCGAACGCCGCGTTTCGAGACCCGAAACCGAATCCAGTTACGGAATTCCTGAGGACGAAGCGGGCACCCTCCCGTGGTCGTTCGTGACCGATCGACTGGCTTTGGACGAACTCTTCTGGGTGGCTACGACCGGCCCGGACGGCCGGCCGCACGCCCGTCCGGTCTGGGGCGTCTGGCTCGATGGAACCTTCCACTGCGGCGGCGGGGACGGTGCTCGTTGGGTCCGAAACCTCGAGCGAAACCGCTCGCTCGCGGTCCACACGGAAGACGCGGAATCAGTGGTCATCATAGAGGGCAAAGCGGAGAAACTCACCGCGGCGGAGACGGCGCAATCGCGACTCCAGCGGATCGACGACGCTTACGAGAGCAAGTACGGCGTCCGACACGGAACGCCTGTCTTCGCAGTCCGTCCGACGACCGTGCTGGCGTGGAGCGACTACCCGACGGACGCCACGAGGTGGCGTTTTTCCGAGCGGCCCGCAGACGAGAACTCGGCTGGCAACGAGTGA
- a CDS encoding 5-formyltetrahydrofolate cyclo-ligase, whose translation MTTPSKQAIRERVWDDLEESGEARFPFPPHGRIPNFAGASEAADRLADQPEWQQAETIKANPDAPQLPVRRRALREGKTVYMAVPRLRSERCFLRLDPDELEDYDEATTVSGSSKHGVQVGPEDVPEIDLIVSGSVAVGTDEQGASSGARIGKGEGYSDLEYAILFELDLVDDETPVATTVHERQCVDDEIPITDHDVPMDLIVTPDRVFKPGGSSGRTVPSGIDWTLLSAERLEEIPVLRRLRD comes from the coding sequence ATGACCACCCCGTCCAAACAGGCGATTCGCGAACGCGTCTGGGACGATCTCGAGGAAAGCGGCGAAGCCAGGTTTCCGTTTCCGCCCCACGGTCGCATTCCGAACTTCGCCGGCGCGAGCGAGGCGGCCGATCGGCTGGCAGACCAACCGGAGTGGCAACAGGCTGAGACGATTAAGGCAAATCCCGACGCGCCACAGTTGCCGGTGCGCCGACGCGCCTTGCGCGAGGGAAAGACCGTTTACATGGCCGTTCCCAGACTCCGTTCCGAACGGTGTTTCTTGCGACTTGACCCCGACGAACTCGAGGATTACGACGAGGCGACTACCGTCTCGGGATCGTCGAAACACGGCGTCCAAGTCGGGCCCGAGGACGTTCCGGAGATTGACTTGATCGTCTCCGGCAGCGTTGCCGTGGGAACCGACGAACAGGGCGCAAGTTCGGGCGCGCGAATCGGAAAAGGCGAAGGATACAGCGACCTCGAGTACGCGATTCTTTTCGAACTGGATCTCGTCGACGATGAAACTCCGGTGGCGACGACCGTCCACGAACGACAGTGTGTCGACGACGAGATTCCCATCACCGACCACGACGTTCCGATGGACCTGATCGTCACGCCCGACCGAGTGTTCAAACCGGGCGGTTCCTCCGGGAGGACAGTGCCGTCCGGTATCGACTGGACGCTTCTTTCTGCCGAGCGACTCGAGGAGATACCCGTCTTGCGTCGACTCCGCGACTAA
- a CDS encoding DUF7126 family protein — MDAIIAGPDEDGLGDALEAEGVSVTRLEGTLSRPKLEEAGIVGTDLYVLTDVGQSTTIPIALDLNDDLRTVVYARDSVPEFVRGQLDLALDPALMEPAMVAEELVA; from the coding sequence ATGGACGCAATCATTGCCGGACCGGACGAGGACGGCCTCGGCGACGCGCTCGAGGCCGAAGGCGTCTCCGTCACCCGGCTCGAGGGGACCCTCTCCCGTCCGAAACTCGAAGAGGCGGGGATCGTCGGGACGGATCTGTACGTGCTGACCGACGTCGGTCAGTCGACGACGATCCCGATCGCGCTCGATTTGAACGACGACCTCCGGACCGTCGTCTACGCGCGAGATTCGGTACCGGAGTTCGTCCGCGGACAGCTCGATCTCGCGCTGGATCCCGCGTTGATGGAACCTGCGATGGTCGCAGAAGAACTGGTCGCCTGA